In one Thioclava sp. ES.031 genomic region, the following are encoded:
- a CDS encoding low specificity L-threonine aldolase codes for MNFASDNTSGAHPAILEGLMAANEGHVHSYGDDPITEGVQAKIREIFEAPEARVYLVATGTAANALSCAVLTQPWGAIFCHRNAHIEEDECGAPEFYTGGSKLVLVDGPDAKMDPDALARTIAHTGRGGIHNVQRGMVSITNSTEAGAVYSPEEVKALSDVARRFHLPVHMDGARFANALVSAGCTPAEMTWKAGVDVLSFGGTKNGCMGVEAVVIFDPKRAWEFELRRKRGGHLFSKHRFLAAQMQAYLADDLWLKTARHANEMARKLSEGIGQIEGAKLIHPTQANAVFAALPRGAHKRANAAGAYYYLWPFDQSLEGPEDELLAARLVCSWATTPEEIDAFLGHLA; via the coding sequence ATGAATTTTGCCTCCGACAACACTTCCGGCGCCCATCCCGCCATTCTCGAGGGCCTCATGGCCGCGAATGAGGGGCATGTGCATTCCTATGGCGACGACCCGATCACCGAAGGCGTGCAGGCGAAGATCCGTGAGATTTTCGAGGCGCCCGAGGCGCGCGTCTATCTGGTTGCGACCGGCACGGCGGCCAATGCGCTCTCCTGCGCGGTGCTGACCCAGCCCTGGGGCGCGATCTTCTGCCATCGCAACGCCCATATCGAGGAAGACGAATGCGGCGCGCCCGAATTCTACACCGGCGGCTCGAAGCTGGTTCTGGTCGACGGGCCGGACGCGAAGATGGACCCCGACGCGCTTGCGCGGACCATCGCGCATACCGGGCGCGGCGGCATCCATAACGTGCAGCGCGGCATGGTCTCGATCACCAACTCGACCGAGGCGGGCGCGGTCTATTCGCCCGAGGAGGTGAAAGCCCTGAGCGATGTCGCCCGCCGCTTCCATCTGCCCGTGCATATGGACGGCGCGCGCTTCGCCAATGCGCTCGTCTCGGCGGGCTGCACCCCGGCGGAGATGACCTGGAAGGCGGGCGTCGACGTGCTCAGCTTCGGCGGCACCAAGAATGGCTGCATGGGCGTCGAAGCGGTGGTGATCTTCGATCCCAAACGCGCCTGGGAATTCGAGCTGCGCCGCAAGCGCGGCGGCCATCTCTTCTCGAAACACCGCTTCCTCGCGGCCCAGATGCAGGCCTATCTGGCCGATGATCTGTGGTTGAAGACCGCGCGCCATGCCAATGAAATGGCACGCAAACTCTCGGAAGGCATCGGCCAGATCGAGGGCGCGAAACTGATCCACCCGACGCAGGCCAACGCGGTCTTCGCCGCCCTGCCGCGCGGGGCGCACAAGCGCGCGAATGCGGCGGGGGCCTATTACTACCTCTGGCCGTTCGACCAGTCGCTGGAAGGTCCCGAGGACGAGCTTCTGGCCGCGCGACTGGTCTGTTCCTGGGCTACGACGCCCGAGGAAATCGACGCCTTCCTTGGCCATCTGGCGTAA
- a CDS encoding VOC family protein, which yields MRWRGVNHVEFSVLDYDRSIGFYDAMFGWLGYKSFWTLDIGYRSTYYMARFPMPHSYIGIQPAHSGEKLDHEARAVGIHHIALWAKSRAEVDAFHRDFLIPRGLSVTDAPQEYPVYAPGYYAVFFDDPINGIHWELAHIPRIPGLGAIRRFRAALRAAQKAHPEWDGPPEKIAFRDLPGRR from the coding sequence ATGCGCTGGCGCGGGGTCAATCACGTCGAATTCTCGGTGCTCGACTATGACAGGTCGATCGGCTTCTACGATGCGATGTTCGGATGGCTTGGATATAAGAGCTTCTGGACGCTCGATATCGGCTATCGCTCCACCTATTACATGGCGCGTTTCCCGATGCCGCATTCCTATATCGGCATCCAGCCTGCGCACTCGGGCGAAAAGCTGGATCACGAGGCGCGGGCGGTGGGCATCCATCACATCGCGCTCTGGGCGAAATCGCGGGCCGAGGTGGATGCGTTTCACCGCGACTTCCTGATCCCGCGCGGGCTGTCGGTGACGGACGCCCCGCAGGAATATCCCGTTTATGCGCCGGGATATTACGCGGTGTTCTTCGACGATCCGATCAACGGCATTCACTGGGAACTGGCGCATATCCCGCGCATTCCCGGCCTTGGTGCGATCCGCAGGTTCCGCGCGGCCTTGAGAGCCGCGCAAAAGGCGCATCCCGAATGGGACGGCCCGCCCGAGAAGATCGCGTTTCGCGACCTGCCCGGGCGGCGCTGA
- a CDS encoding RES family NAD+ phosphorylase, protein MIPFHGTVWRILSADRADEACEPARHPEGRFHHSGQVALYASLSAEGAAVALRRYVRAGDPSRLIVPLEITAQAMDDLRGTADQAQASVVWQDDRASGAPSPTWRLSDRSRARGAQGLIYASRSRPDLSHLVLFEVSPSTVRQAGPAQPWHPPYPIPSA, encoded by the coding sequence GTGATCCCTTTCCACGGCACGGTCTGGCGGATCCTCTCTGCCGACCGCGCCGACGAGGCTTGCGAACCGGCCCGCCATCCGGAGGGCCGGTTTCATCATTCCGGGCAGGTAGCCCTTTACGCCTCACTGAGTGCCGAAGGGGCTGCCGTCGCGCTGCGGCGCTATGTGCGGGCGGGCGATCCGTCGCGGCTGATCGTGCCGCTGGAGATCACGGCGCAGGCGATGGACGACCTGCGCGGCACAGCCGATCAGGCGCAGGCCTCGGTGGTCTGGCAGGATGACCGGGCAAGCGGCGCGCCGTCGCCCACATGGCGCCTCTCGGATCGGTCGCGGGCGCGCGGCGCGCAGGGGCTGATCTACGCCTCGCGCTCACGCCCCGACCTGAGCCATCTTGTGCTGTTCGAGGTCTCGCCGTCGACTGTGCGGCAAGCCGGGCCTGCGCAACCGTGGCACCCGCCCTACCCCATCCCGTCTGCGTGA
- a CDS encoding YcgN family cysteine cluster protein: protein MTKLRPEFWKLPLKKLTAPEWEALCDGCGKCCLNKLEYEDTGEVVFTRVACRLLDGESCSCTQYDIRHQFVPECVTLSPKTIHKIAYWMPATCAYRLRFEDKPLHDWHYLISGSRETVHEAGESVRGWTVPEFEVPEDEWDEYTIEDLS, encoded by the coding sequence ATGACCAAACTGCGCCCCGAGTTCTGGAAACTGCCGCTGAAAAAGCTCACCGCCCCCGAATGGGAGGCGCTGTGTGATGGCTGCGGCAAATGCTGCCTGAACAAGCTCGAATACGAGGATACGGGCGAGGTCGTCTTCACCCGCGTCGCCTGCCGGCTGCTCGATGGCGAGAGCTGCAGCTGCACGCAATATGACATTCGCCACCAGTTCGTCCCTGAATGCGTCACGCTCAGCCCCAAGACGATCCACAAGATCGCCTATTGGATGCCCGCGACCTGCGCCTACCGGCTGCGCTTCGAAGACAAGCCGCTGCATGACTGGCACTACCTGATCTCGGGCTCGCGCGAGACGGTCCACGAGGCCGGGGAAAGCGTGCGCGGCTGGACCGTGCCCGAATTCGAAGTGCCCGAAGACGAGTGGGACGAATACACGATCGAGGATCTCTCATGA
- a CDS encoding bifunctional riboflavin kinase/FAD synthetase: MKRLTTWKSLEKSARGASVAMGNFDGIHLGHQSVIDQARGKDAPLGVITFEPHPREFFAARAGKTLPPFRLMNPEARANRLAKLGVERLYELPFNEELADMSADAFAREVLAEGLGVTHVAVGGDFRFGKGREGDTAMLTELGAKYGFEVTVAPLLHVEGVEASSTAIRTALAEGRPEDAAAMLGHLHRIEGAVLHGDKRGRDLGYPTANMSMAGLHLPKLGVYAVKFDVLTGPHKGSYTGAASLGVRPMFGENTPNLETFVFDFKGDLYDEHVSVALVEFLRPEMKFDGVEALVAQMDADCVRAREILAER, translated from the coding sequence ATGAAACGCTTGACCACTTGGAAATCGCTGGAGAAATCCGCGCGCGGGGCCTCCGTCGCGATGGGCAATTTCGACGGCATCCATCTTGGCCATCAATCGGTGATCGATCAGGCACGTGGGAAAGATGCGCCGCTGGGCGTCATCACCTTCGAGCCCCATCCCCGCGAATTCTTCGCAGCCCGGGCAGGCAAGACCCTGCCGCCGTTCCGGCTGATGAACCCCGAGGCGCGCGCCAACCGGCTCGCCAAGCTCGGGGTCGAGCGGCTCTATGAGCTGCCCTTCAACGAAGAACTGGCCGATATGAGCGCCGACGCCTTCGCCCGCGAAGTGCTCGCCGAAGGTCTGGGCGTGACCCATGTCGCAGTGGGCGGCGATTTCCGCTTCGGCAAGGGGCGCGAGGGCGACACGGCCATGCTGACGGAGCTCGGCGCGAAATACGGCTTCGAGGTCACCGTCGCACCGCTTCTGCATGTCGAGGGGGTTGAGGCGTCTTCGACTGCGATCCGCACCGCGCTGGCCGAAGGCCGCCCCGAGGATGCCGCCGCGATGCTGGGCCACCTGCACCGGATCGAGGGCGCGGTGCTGCATGGCGACAAGCGTGGACGCGATCTGGGCTATCCGACCGCGAATATGTCGATGGCCGGGCTGCATCTGCCCAAGCTCGGCGTCTATGCGGTGAAGTTCGACGTGCTGACCGGGCCTCATAAGGGCAGCTATACCGGGGCTGCGAGCCTCGGCGTGCGCCCGATGTTCGGCGAGAATACCCCGAACCTCGAAACCTTCGTCTTCGATTTCAAAGGCGACCTCTACGACGAGCATGTCTCGGTCGCGCTGGTCGAATTCCTGCGCCCCGAGATGAAGTTCGACGGCGTAGAGGCGCTGGTCGCGCAGATGGATGCCGATTGCGTCCGCGCGCGGGAGATCTTGGCGGAGCGCTGA
- a CDS encoding MaoC family dehydratase, with product MLDNLPRGTICIEDLEIGMVRYLRKEVTDRDIEMFAEVSTDHNPVHLDDAYAQDTIFEGRIAHGMLTAGLISAVIGEQLPGHGTVYLGQSLKFMAPVRPGDVVYAEVKVTAIDHSRRRVTLETHCAVGDTVVVKGEALVLAPSRKFD from the coding sequence ATGCTCGACAACCTGCCCCGTGGCACGATCTGCATCGAAGATCTGGAAATCGGCATGGTGCGCTACCTCCGCAAGGAGGTCACCGACCGCGACATCGAGATGTTCGCGGAGGTCTCCACCGACCATAACCCTGTCCATCTGGACGATGCCTATGCGCAAGACACCATTTTCGAGGGTCGAATCGCGCATGGCATGCTGACCGCGGGGCTGATCTCGGCGGTGATCGGCGAACAGCTTCCCGGTCACGGCACGGTCTATCTGGGCCAGTCGCTCAAATTCATGGCCCCCGTGCGCCCCGGCGATGTGGTCTATGCCGAGGTGAAGGTGACGGCGATCGACCATTCGCGTCGCCGTGTCACGCTTGAAACCCATTGCGCGGTGGGCGATACGGTGGTCGTGAAAGGCGAGGCGCTGGTTCTGGCGCCCTCGCGCAAGTTCGACTGA